A single genomic interval of Lathyrus oleraceus cultivar Zhongwan6 chromosome 7, CAAS_Psat_ZW6_1.0, whole genome shotgun sequence harbors:
- the LOC127106299 gene encoding uncharacterized protein LOC127106299 isoform X5: protein MAKSTDSEKYVVVSKVRPGFRREYLNACKTHSEICGGSTSLSRTRPRKNRNVVHVPEPMRTRNGVENIGVAQNGVLSEEDARSEVEDETFQPVREIGETSRDRRLKVSTKVNKFKPAFSNSKKFPSKLKDLLDSAVLDGLKVKYVRGIRVRKPGEKDSPGVIKTTGIECYCDICKGVEVVSPAIFEVHAGSANKRPPEYTFLENGNTVRCVMNAFLNSPIDKMEDSVHAVLGNFTMQKSKFCLNCRDPKVVSRLFCIACEELKACQPSPTRTTETIISCVSPPPPSPAIPRSPEPAEPQKPSYKGMKYSAASDKRHGKITRKDQHLHKLVFQALEHGADVTYIARGEKLLDGKINRYNSAITCSCCDDLISPSTFEAHAGWASRRKPYLHIFAGGVSLHELSISLLKKQKISRSADSDGRCSICEQGGHLLCCDGCPRAFHLECVPLKSEPRCIWYCKYCCHNVYHNERREERNANAQDAVRVAEMAPLEQIAQRAPLTVNDTEAVEGGCPLCREDDFQLKGFGPRTVIICDQCNKEYHVGCLKDHKIADLKKLPKGDWFCGSECLQVRTVLHNLVIRGDVPISDSLLSLIKKKHKEKGLKTNYGLDVKWRIMNWKLLASEEIRALLSKAVSIFHEQFDPIVDADTDIDFIPSMIYGRSIKDQYFGGMYCAVLTVNKEVVSTGVFRMFGREVAELPLVATNAASQGKGYFQALFACIEGLLGELKIERLFLPAAHEAESLWTGKFGFMALDQDETNFYTSLYRVMMFNGAALLQKPVPRPAITEYVAEDPFEACANIWCAEE from the exons GTTGTGTCTAAGGTCCGTCCGGGTTTTCGGAGAGAGTATCTCAATGCCTGTAAGACTCACTCAGAGATCTGTGGTGGTTCGACATCTCTCAGCCGAACCCGGCCAAGAAAGAACCGGAATGTGGTTCATGTTCCTGAACCTATGAGGACAAGAAATGGTGTGGAAAATATCGGTGTCGCACAGAATGGTGTTTTGAGTGAAGAAGATGCCAGAAGTGAAGTGGAGGATGAAACATTTCAACCTGTTCGTGAAATTGGGGAGACCAGTAGAGATCGCAGACTAAAGGTGTCAACTAAAGTAAATAAGTTCAAACCTGCTTTTTCCAACTCTAAGAAGTTTCCCTCAAAGCTGAAGGACCTGCTAGACTCAGCGGTTCTCGATGGATTGAAGGTTAAATATGTCCGCGGCATCAGG GTACGAAAACCTGGAGAAAAAGATTCACCGGGAGTGATCAAAACGACTGGAATCGAATGTTATTGTGATATTTGTAAGGGAGTAGAG GTTGTGAGCCCGGCTATATTTGAGGTTCATGCTGGAAGTGCAAACAAACGTCCCCCAGAGTATACTTTCCTCGAAAATGGGAATACTGTTCGTTGTGTAATGAACGCATTTTTGAACAGTCCTATAGACAAAATGGAGGATTCTGTTCATGCTGTTCTCGGAAACTTTACTATGCAAAAATCAAAGTTCTGTTTGAACTGTAGAG ATCCCAAGGTTGTGTCGAGACTGTTCTGCATTGCATGCGAGGAGTTGAAGGCATGTCAACCTAGTCCAACTCGTACAACTGAGACTATTATTAGCTGTGTTTCACCACCACCACCGTCACCGGCTATCCCGAG GTCTCCAGAACCAGCTGAGCCTCAAAAGCCATCGTACAAAGGAATGAAGTACAGTGCAGCTAGTGATAAGAGGCATGGAAAAATAACTAGAAA GGACCAACACCTGCATAAGTTGGTCTTTCAAGCACTGGAACATGGGGCTGATGTGACATACATTGCTCGAGGAGAG AAACTATTGGATGGTAAAATAAACCGTTACAACTCTGCAATTACGTGTAGTTGCTGTGACGATCTG ATCAGCCCTTCTACATTTGAAGCACATGCTGGCTGGGCATCCCGACGCAAGCC TTACCTGCACATATTCGCTGGTGGAGTCTCGCTACATGAGTTGTCCATTTCTCTGTTGAAAAAGCAGAAAATTTCTAGGAGTGCCGACAGTGATGGCCGCTGCAGTATTTGTGAACAAGGAGGACATCTTTTATGCTGTGATGGATGCCCAAGAGCTTTTCACTTGG AATGTGTGCCTCTTAAATCTGAACCGCGCTGTATTTGGTACTGCAAATATTGTTGTCATAATGTATACCATAACGAAAGACGCGAAGAGCGTAACGCAAATGCTCAGGATGCTGTAAGGGTTGCAGAGATGGCTCCTTTGGAACAGATAGCCCAGAGAGCCCCCCTTACGGTTAATGATACTGAGGCCGTAGAAGGTGGATGTCCACTGTGCAG GGAAGATGATTTCCAACTAAAAGGTTTTGGTCCTCGGACAGTAATTATTTGCGACCAG TGTAATAAGGAATATCACGTAGGGTGTTTGAAGGATCATAAGATAGCTGACCTAAAG AAATTACCTAAAGGGGACTGGTTCTGCGGCTCGGAATGTCTTCAAGTTCGGACTGTCTTGCACAATTTAGTGATTCGCGGGGACGTGCCAATTTCAGATTCCCTCCTAAGCTTGATTAAAAAGAAGCATAAAGAAAAAGGTTTAAAAACTAACTACGGTCTTGATGTGAAATGGAGGATTATGAACTGGAAGTTGCTTGCTTCTGAAGAAATTAGGGCATTGCTTTCGAAGGCTGTTTCTATCTTTCAT GAACAATTTGATCCCATAGTGGATGCTGATACAGACATAGATTTCATTCCATCAATGATTTATGG GAGGAGCATCAAGGATCAATATTTTGGTGGAATGTACTGTGCAGTGCTCACTGTCAA CAAAGAGGTTGTAAGCACGGGGGTATTCCGCATGTTCGGGCGAGAAGTGGCGGAGCTTCCCTTAGTTGCAACTAATGCAGCTAGCCAAGGAAAG GGTTACTTCCAAGCCCTGTTTGCCTGCATCGAGGGCTTGCTTGGAGAGTTAAAAATCGAACGGTTATTCTTACCGGCTGCTCATGAAGCTGAGTCGTTATGGACCGGGAAATTCGGGTTTATGGCACTAGACCAGGATGAG ACGAATTTCTATACGAGTTTGTACCGCGTGATGATGTTTAATGGGGCAGCGTTACTACAGAAGCCGGTTCCTCGACCCGCCATAACGGAGTATGTAGCAGAAGATCCATTTGAAGCATGTGCAAATATTTGGTGTGCAGAAGAGTAA